Proteins from one Actinopolymorpha sp. NPDC004070 genomic window:
- the cydB gene encoding cytochrome d ubiquinol oxidase subunit II, with the protein MDLPTLWFGLIVFFWTLYFVLEGFDFGVGVLARLLGRDDAERGRLLSTIAPVWDGNEVWLVVAGGAMFAAFPGWYATLTSVYYLPLVAILVALILRGIALEFRGKHDDDRWRRRCDLGVAVGSAVPPLAWGAALAGAARGLPLDGRGVLVDGLGALLHPYALLGGCALLALCLLHGAAFLRLRTTGELRARASRALAATSLPAVLLGGGFWLWTALRAGPAGGLSGWVDLVGAVATLGVVAGVVLRHDGWAFAGTTAAVGATVVAIFCSVFPTLMPSTLGRAHDLTVLTEASPAYGLRILTIAGLVTLPAVLAYQGWSYWVFRKRVAG; encoded by the coding sequence ATGGACCTGCCGACGCTGTGGTTCGGTTTGATCGTCTTCTTCTGGACGCTCTACTTCGTCCTGGAGGGCTTCGACTTCGGAGTCGGCGTGCTCGCCCGCCTGCTCGGTCGCGACGACGCCGAGCGGGGCCGGCTGCTGTCCACGATCGCTCCGGTCTGGGACGGCAACGAGGTGTGGCTGGTGGTGGCCGGCGGTGCGATGTTCGCCGCCTTCCCCGGGTGGTACGCCACCCTGACCAGCGTCTACTACCTTCCGCTGGTGGCGATCCTCGTCGCGCTGATCCTGCGTGGCATCGCGCTGGAGTTCCGCGGCAAGCACGACGACGACCGCTGGCGCCGCCGGTGCGACCTGGGCGTCGCGGTCGGCTCGGCCGTCCCGCCGTTGGCGTGGGGCGCCGCGCTGGCCGGCGCGGCGCGTGGCCTCCCTCTGGACGGGCGCGGTGTGCTCGTCGATGGCCTCGGCGCGCTGCTGCATCCGTACGCCCTGCTGGGTGGGTGCGCGCTGCTCGCCCTGTGCCTGCTGCACGGTGCGGCGTTCCTGCGGCTACGTACGACCGGCGAACTGCGCGCCCGCGCGAGCCGGGCGCTCGCCGCGACAAGTCTTCCGGCCGTCCTGCTCGGCGGCGGCTTCTGGCTGTGGACCGCGCTGCGGGCCGGTCCTGCCGGCGGGCTGTCCGGGTGGGTCGACCTGGTGGGTGCGGTGGCTACCCTGGGCGTGGTCGCCGGAGTGGTGCTGCGCCACGACGGCTGGGCGTTCGCCGGCACGACGGCAGCGGTCGGTGCGACCGTGGTGGCGATCTTCTGCTCGGTGTTCCCGACGCTGATGCCGTCCACGCTCGGCCGGGCGCACGACCTGACGGTGCTGACCGAGGCTTCACCGGCGTACGGGCTGCGCATCCTCACCATCGCCGGGCTGGTGACCCTGCCGGCCGTGCTCGCCTACCAGGGCTGGTCGTACTGGGTCTTCCGCAAGCGGGTGGCCGGATGA